A genome region from Gadus chalcogrammus isolate NIFS_2021 chromosome 7, NIFS_Gcha_1.0, whole genome shotgun sequence includes the following:
- the ccdc28a gene encoding coiled-coil domain-containing protein 28A isoform X2: MEERKLKRKSPRPSANPVPAVAVGGGSGRKNITGDGAAHTQTGTQRSKSRRGVRDKSKSLPASGAKATPTPGPGAPIIQHSFLTDVSDVQEMEKGLLGLLNDFHSGKLQAFGNECSIDQMEQVREMQEKLARLHFDLYGEVDGMPDDQRKAACDSNMDKLLNNLEELSSSIS, from the exons ATGGAGGAGCGGAAACTAAAGCGGAAAAGTCCCCGGCCCTCAGCAAATCCGGTGCCAGCTGTGGCAGTGGGGGGCGGGTCCGGGCGGAAGAACATCACGGGCGACGGCGCCGCTCACACGCAGACGGGGACGCAGAGGTCCAAGAGTCGGAG GGGCGTCAGGGACAAGTCCAAGTCCTTGCCGGCCTCGGGGGCCAAAGCCACCCCcaccccgggccccggggcccctatCATCCAGCACTCGTTCCTGACGGACGTGTCCGATGTCCAGGAGATGGAGAAAGGCCTTCTGGGTCTCCTCAACGACTTCCACTCAGGGAAGCTTCAAGCGTTTG GCAACGAGTGCTCCATCGACCAGATGGAGCAGGTGCGTGAGATGCAGGAGAAGTTGGCGCGGCTGCACTTTGACCTCTACGGAGAAGTGGACGGGATGCCCGACGACCAGCGTAAGGCCGCCTGCGACAGCAACATGGACAAGCTGCTCAACAAC